The sequence below is a genomic window from Photobacterium atrarenae.
TCGCCCAGAACCTGGTCGACCAGCACCACGGTAAAATTGAAGTGGTCAGCTGGCCGGGACACACCCAATTTACGATTTATCTGCCGATTAAATAGCCCAGCCACACAGGCCATCGGGCTGAACGACAACGAGAGAGGACGTGATATGAGCAAAGGATTAATTTGGGTTGTCGACGATGACAGCTCAATTCGCTGGGTATTAGAGCGAACCCTCACGGCCGCCGGACTGAAGTGCGATACCTTTGCCGATGCGGACAGCGTGCTGGAAGCGCTGGAGCGCAACGTTCCCGACGTGTTGGTGTCGGATATCCGTATGCCGGGCACCGACGGCCTGGCGTTGCTGCGCTCGCTGCACCAGGAGTACCCGTCGCTGCCGGTGATCATCATGACCGCCCACTCCGATCTTGATGCCGCCGTCAACGCCTACCAGGAAGGGGCGTTTGAATACCTGCCCAAACCGTTCGACATTGACGAGGCAGTCAACCTGGTCGAGCGTGCCGTCACCCACAGCCAGGAGCAGAAGCGCCAGCAGCAACCGGAAATCGAAACCAAAAATGCCCCGGAGATCATCGGCGAGGCACCGGCAATGCAGGAAGTCTTCCGGGCCATCGGCCGCCTGTCCCGCTCATCGATTTCGGTGCTGATCAACGGGGAGTCCGGCACCGGGAAAGAACTGGTTGCCCACGCCCTGCACCGCCACAGCCCGCGCAGCCAAAAAGAGTTTATTGCCCTTAATATGGCAGCGATCCCGAAAGATTTAATCGAGTCCGAGCTGTTCGGCCATGAGAAAGGGGCGTTTACCGGGGCCAACAGTGTGCGCCAAGGGCGCTTTGAACAGGCCAATGGCGGCACGCTGTTTTTAGATGAAATCGGCGATATGCCACTTGATATCCAGACCCGGCTGCTGCGGGTACTGGCCGACGGCCAATTCTACCGGGTCGGCGGCCACTCTCCGGTCGATGTCGACGTCCGGATCATCGCCGCCACCCACCAAAACCTGGAGCGCCTGGTAGCCGAAGGGGAGTTCCGGGAAGATCTCTTTCACCGCCTCAACGTGATCCGGGTCCACCTGCCGGCGCTCAAAGATCGACGCCAGGATATTGCGCAGCTCACCCGCCACTTTCTCCAGCGGGCCTCAGACGAGCTCGGGGTCGAAGTCAAAACTCTCCACCCGTCCGCCGAGAGCGTACTGAC
It includes:
- the glnG gene encoding nitrogen regulation protein NR(I), which gives rise to MSKGLIWVVDDDSSIRWVLERTLTAAGLKCDTFADADSVLEALERNVPDVLVSDIRMPGTDGLALLRSLHQEYPSLPVIIMTAHSDLDAAVNAYQEGAFEYLPKPFDIDEAVNLVERAVTHSQEQKRQQQPEIETKNAPEIIGEAPAMQEVFRAIGRLSRSSISVLINGESGTGKELVAHALHRHSPRSQKEFIALNMAAIPKDLIESELFGHEKGAFTGANSVRQGRFEQANGGTLFLDEIGDMPLDIQTRLLRVLADGQFYRVGGHSPVDVDVRIIAATHQNLERLVAEGEFREDLFHRLNVIRVHLPALKDRRQDIAQLTRHFLQRASDELGVEVKTLHPSAESVLTELDWPGNVRQLENTCRWLTVMASGNEILPADLPPELLQAESRSNEDNANGHWEQALERWARETLQQGSQNLLGEALPAFEKILLETALAHTHGHKQEAARLLGWGRNTLTRKLKELNITTD